From a single Microbacterium terrisoli genomic region:
- a CDS encoding 3'-5' exonuclease, translating into MPMIQLAARRQPDHGNDVKARIQTFLLKLGEDDTAPGLHIEPINGSADPRVRTGRVNDYWRAILFRVDPPGGETTYVYAGTWPHDVGTEKAKRLTLQINPVNGILSFREAVAARAPDTTSPREATVGIPSPAVAAEAAPLLDALGYRRSDLTDEFGFDPDVAERAFAMRDEDALLRYAEDLDTPWQQEVLLSMAAHDALHLIKQRLQLDQPVDVGPDADEDTKIIAALRHPASQMQFTYVAGQEDLQRIIEGGDFGAWRVYLHPDQRALAEMQTSGAFRISGGAGTGKTVVLLHRTRRLAKTNPEARIVLTTFTRALAENLRRDLERLDADVPIAAHLGERGVLVRGVDQLAAEVRARAGEAYSDSARETVGSPRETTASPADADWDTAITQAGGGLPMSLRSGEFFTGEYAQIILPGTILDAAGYFAARRPGRGVALDRGKRAAVWAVVEQMRKDQRITGTLGYGEIAAISAHWLTRTATTFADHLLVDEGQDLEPAKWLFLRALVAEGPDDLFIADDSHQRIYGRPTILSHYGIRIRGRSRRLTLNYRTTSETLRYALGILAGETYEGAEGEEVATLGYRSARSGPKPVTHATKSDTEQLDLIAHDINRWIEEGVRPETIAVLAASNTAAKRVQQGLTQRGRSVAFVTTPRTAGGQPVVMTMHTAKGMEFSRVVLFDISDGAFPPSWAYKRIPDEDRADKDRQFRSLLYVAASRARDELVVTWKGAPSEMLLG; encoded by the coding sequence ATGCCGATGATCCAGCTCGCCGCGCGGCGCCAGCCTGACCACGGGAACGACGTCAAGGCGCGGATTCAGACGTTCCTGCTCAAGCTCGGGGAGGACGATACCGCGCCCGGTCTGCACATCGAGCCGATCAACGGCTCTGCCGACCCCAGGGTGCGCACCGGCCGCGTCAACGACTACTGGCGTGCAATCCTCTTCCGCGTCGATCCTCCCGGTGGCGAAACGACCTACGTCTACGCCGGCACATGGCCCCACGACGTGGGCACCGAGAAGGCCAAGCGCCTGACCTTGCAGATCAATCCGGTCAACGGCATCCTCTCGTTCCGAGAGGCCGTCGCGGCCCGGGCACCGGACACGACGTCACCGAGGGAAGCGACTGTCGGAATACCCTCGCCGGCGGTTGCTGCCGAAGCAGCGCCCCTCTTGGACGCCCTCGGCTATCGACGCTCCGATCTCACCGACGAATTCGGGTTCGACCCCGACGTCGCCGAGCGCGCCTTCGCCATGCGCGACGAGGATGCTCTGCTTCGCTATGCAGAAGACCTCGACACGCCCTGGCAGCAGGAGGTGCTGCTGTCGATGGCAGCCCACGATGCCCTCCACTTGATCAAGCAACGACTGCAACTCGACCAGCCGGTCGACGTCGGACCCGACGCCGACGAAGACACCAAGATCATCGCAGCCCTCCGGCACCCCGCGTCGCAGATGCAGTTCACCTATGTCGCCGGCCAGGAAGACCTGCAGCGCATCATCGAAGGCGGCGACTTCGGCGCTTGGCGCGTCTACCTGCACCCCGATCAGCGCGCGCTTGCCGAGATGCAAACGTCCGGTGCGTTCCGAATCTCAGGAGGCGCCGGCACCGGCAAGACCGTCGTGCTGCTCCACCGAACCCGCCGCCTCGCCAAGACGAACCCAGAAGCACGTATCGTGTTGACGACCTTCACGCGGGCACTGGCCGAGAACCTGCGCAGAGACCTTGAACGTCTCGACGCCGACGTGCCGATCGCCGCGCATTTGGGTGAACGGGGCGTGCTCGTGCGCGGGGTCGACCAGCTCGCTGCAGAGGTGCGCGCTCGCGCAGGCGAGGCATACAGCGACTCCGCGCGCGAAACCGTCGGCTCGCCGCGCGAGACGACGGCGTCGCCCGCCGATGCCGACTGGGACACGGCCATCACCCAGGCGGGTGGCGGGTTGCCGATGTCGTTGCGCTCGGGTGAGTTCTTCACCGGTGAGTATGCCCAGATCATCCTGCCAGGCACGATCCTCGACGCTGCGGGGTACTTCGCCGCGCGCCGACCGGGCCGAGGCGTGGCGTTGGATCGAGGAAAGCGGGCGGCCGTGTGGGCGGTCGTCGAACAGATGCGCAAAGACCAACGCATCACCGGCACCCTCGGTTACGGCGAGATCGCGGCGATCTCGGCCCATTGGCTGACGCGGACGGCGACGACATTCGCCGACCACTTGCTCGTCGATGAGGGCCAGGACCTCGAGCCTGCGAAGTGGCTCTTCTTGCGCGCACTCGTCGCCGAAGGCCCCGACGACCTGTTCATCGCCGACGACTCGCACCAACGCATCTACGGTCGGCCAACGATCTTGAGCCATTACGGCATTCGCATACGGGGACGTTCGCGTCGTCTCACGCTCAACTACCGCACGACCTCCGAGACGCTCCGCTACGCGCTGGGTATTCTCGCCGGGGAGACCTATGAAGGCGCAGAGGGCGAAGAGGTGGCCACTCTCGGGTACCGCTCGGCACGCAGCGGACCCAAGCCGGTTACCCATGCCACGAAGTCCGACACCGAGCAGCTCGACCTCATCGCCCACGACATCAATCGGTGGATCGAGGAAGGCGTACGGCCTGAGACGATCGCTGTTCTCGCCGCATCGAACACCGCAGCGAAACGCGTGCAGCAGGGGCTCACGCAGCGAGGTCGATCGGTCGCCTTCGTCACAACGCCACGCACGGCAGGCGGTCAGCCAGTGGTCATGACGATGCACACAGCCAAAGGGATGGAGTTCTCGCGCGTCGTGCTGTTCGACATCTCAGACGGTGCCTTTCCGCCGTCCTGGGCGTACAAGCGCATCCCCGACGAAGACCGCGCCGACAAGGACCGTCAGTTCCGATCGCTGCTGTACGTTGCGGCAAGCCGCGCACGCGATGAACTGGTGGTCACTTGGAAGGGTGCACCAAGCGAGATGTTGCTCGGCTGA
- a CDS encoding very short patch repair endonuclease has product MDAGESIGLTHGESWATSDATRASMKSNRGRDTSPELAIRRRLHAQGLRYRVSIRPLSNIRRTADIVFTRAHVAVFIDGCFWHGCPAHYQAPVNHRGYWADKRARNHERDLETTALLYEAGWTVLRFWEHDVLRDPDAVATAIGEAVSRATSRLVHPSK; this is encoded by the coding sequence ATGGACGCCGGCGAGTCGATCGGACTCACTCATGGGGAATCGTGGGCGACGAGCGATGCGACGCGAGCATCGATGAAATCGAACCGCGGCCGTGATACGTCACCCGAACTCGCCATTCGGCGCCGTCTGCATGCTCAGGGCCTCCGATATCGAGTGTCCATCCGCCCTCTCTCGAACATACGTCGTACAGCCGACATCGTCTTCACTCGCGCACACGTCGCCGTGTTCATCGACGGGTGCTTTTGGCATGGCTGTCCTGCGCATTATCAGGCCCCGGTGAACCACCGTGGTTACTGGGCTGACAAGCGAGCTCGGAACCATGAACGCGATCTGGAGACCACCGCGCTCCTTTACGAGGCCGGATGGACGGTTCTTCGATTCTGGGAGCATGACGTGCTGCGCGATCCGGATGCCGTCGCCACGGCAATCGGCGAGGCTGTCAGCCGAGCAACATCTCGCTTGGTGCACCCTTCCAAGTGA
- a CDS encoding DNA cytosine methyltransferase, translating into MTLQPPLVESRLGDAEPALTTPFATRTVAVLDLFAGAGGLSAGFHAASNRYKIARAVELDTAAAATFAASFGPRTVYTGGIERWLKDEDVPNVDVIVGGPPCQGFSMLGKRDSADKRNYLWQEYAATILRAQPKYFVVENVAVFAKSQQFRDFTAATQPDGLLRDYTFEWSVLNAADYGAFQVRKRAILIGRHRDLPAIGLPTPTHVGRHRKVSEAFLNIPRSVNGTELPSHTTEFGGKAMPGPFRPFELHFGRQYSDLSRKRFEQIPVGGNRFDLPDELLAPCWRGHTSGSGDVMGRLHWDKPSVTIRTEFFKPEKGRYLHPFENRAITHYEAAVLQGFPDTHRFIGSKSAIARQIGNAVPIPLAKAIGEHIIAQL; encoded by the coding sequence ATGACCCTGCAGCCGCCTCTCGTCGAAAGCCGCCTCGGCGACGCCGAACCGGCGCTCACGACGCCCTTCGCGACACGGACGGTCGCGGTTCTCGACCTCTTCGCCGGGGCGGGCGGGCTCAGTGCAGGATTCCATGCAGCATCCAACCGTTACAAGATCGCGCGTGCCGTCGAACTCGACACCGCAGCCGCTGCCACATTCGCCGCTTCTTTCGGTCCGCGAACCGTGTACACGGGAGGCATCGAGAGGTGGCTGAAAGACGAGGACGTACCGAACGTCGACGTCATCGTCGGCGGTCCTCCATGCCAGGGTTTCTCAATGCTCGGCAAGCGTGATTCGGCGGACAAACGCAACTACCTGTGGCAGGAGTATGCCGCGACGATCCTGCGGGCCCAGCCGAAGTACTTCGTCGTCGAGAACGTCGCCGTTTTCGCCAAGTCTCAGCAATTCCGAGATTTCACTGCAGCGACGCAGCCAGACGGGCTGCTGCGCGACTATACGTTCGAATGGTCCGTGCTCAATGCCGCCGACTACGGCGCGTTCCAGGTGCGTAAGCGAGCAATTCTGATCGGGCGCCACCGTGACCTCCCTGCAATCGGCTTGCCCACGCCAACGCACGTCGGGCGGCACCGCAAGGTATCCGAGGCGTTCCTCAACATCCCGCGGTCGGTCAACGGAACCGAGCTGCCTTCCCATACGACGGAGTTCGGCGGCAAAGCGATGCCAGGGCCATTCCGCCCGTTCGAGCTGCACTTCGGACGACAGTACTCAGACCTGTCACGGAAGCGCTTTGAACAAATTCCAGTCGGCGGAAATCGGTTCGACCTCCCGGATGAGCTGTTGGCACCCTGCTGGCGCGGGCACACGAGCGGCTCGGGCGACGTGATGGGTCGACTGCACTGGGACAAGCCTTCAGTGACGATCCGCACAGAGTTCTTCAAACCGGAGAAAGGGCGCTACCTGCATCCGTTCGAAAACCGGGCGATCACGCACTATGAAGCCGCCGTGTTGCAAGGCTTCCCCGACACGCATCGTTTCATCGGCTCGAAGAGCGCGATCGCGCGACAGATCGGCAACGCGGTACCCATCCCGCTGGCGAAAGCGATCGGCGAGCACATCATCGCCCAGCTGTGA
- a CDS encoding ATP-binding protein yields MDRMVYTRRHLDALLDEVFPDLAAIALEGAKGVGKSETARNRSASVLALSTAAGRNAVAGNPQVILELPRPVLIDEWQLEPGVWDAVRDAVDVDSTGGQFLLTGSAGVQPGVRIHSGAGRIVSLSMRPFTMFEREREQATVSLHALLHETVRKLEGHTDLTVGDYTDEILRSGFPGIRELPSHARNLQLDSYIARIIEKDLPENGALIRRPAVLRAWLSSYAAATASYTTILDAATAGESEKPARQTVAQYRDHLTRIFVLDPVEAWMPTFSPLKRLGASPKHHLVDPALAARLVGIDRQGLLQGDGATPSPSTGSWLGALFESLVTQSVRVYADIMDAHIGHLRTKDGAHEIDLIVEKADRTCVAIEVKLADTATDRDVRHLHWLKDQIGDRLVDMIVITTGPYAYRRRDGVAVVPFALLGP; encoded by the coding sequence ATGGACCGCATGGTCTACACGCGACGCCATCTTGACGCTCTGTTGGATGAAGTCTTCCCAGACCTGGCGGCCATTGCACTCGAAGGCGCGAAAGGTGTTGGCAAGAGCGAAACAGCTCGCAATCGGTCAGCCTCAGTACTCGCGCTCTCCACCGCGGCCGGGCGCAACGCTGTCGCAGGTAACCCGCAGGTGATCCTGGAACTTCCCCGCCCGGTTCTCATTGACGAGTGGCAACTCGAGCCTGGGGTTTGGGACGCTGTCCGTGATGCGGTGGATGTCGACTCGACGGGCGGCCAGTTCCTTCTTACGGGTTCAGCTGGAGTCCAGCCCGGAGTTCGCATCCACTCCGGCGCTGGACGAATAGTCAGCCTGTCCATGCGGCCCTTCACAATGTTCGAACGGGAGCGTGAACAGGCAACCGTCTCGCTGCATGCGCTCCTCCATGAAACCGTGAGAAAGCTCGAGGGTCACACGGACCTGACTGTCGGCGACTACACCGACGAGATCCTCCGCTCCGGCTTCCCGGGAATCCGAGAGCTTCCGTCCCACGCACGCAATCTCCAACTCGACAGCTACATCGCGCGCATCATTGAGAAGGACCTCCCGGAGAATGGCGCCCTCATCCGGCGCCCCGCGGTTCTGCGCGCATGGCTCTCCTCATATGCGGCCGCGACCGCAAGCTACACGACCATCCTCGACGCGGCCACTGCGGGGGAGAGCGAAAAGCCCGCGCGCCAGACCGTTGCCCAGTATCGCGATCATCTGACACGCATCTTCGTGCTCGATCCCGTCGAGGCCTGGATGCCGACCTTCTCCCCCCTCAAGCGACTGGGCGCCAGCCCGAAACATCACCTCGTCGATCCCGCACTTGCCGCGCGACTGGTCGGTATCGACCGACAGGGACTCCTCCAAGGCGATGGCGCGACGCCTTCGCCTTCGACAGGAAGCTGGCTCGGAGCACTCTTCGAGTCACTCGTGACTCAGTCGGTAAGGGTATACGCCGACATCATGGACGCGCACATCGGACATCTGCGCACAAAGGATGGTGCCCACGAGATCGATCTGATCGTCGAAAAAGCGGACCGGACGTGCGTCGCCATCGAGGTGAAACTCGCTGACACCGCCACAGATCGTGACGTTCGCCACCTGCACTGGCTGAAGGATCAGATCGGAGATCGACTCGTCGACATGATCGTCATCACGACGGGCCCGTACGCGTATCGACGTCGAGACGGCGTCGCCGTCGTGCCGTTCGCGCTACTCGGCCCCTAA